A part of Cricetulus griseus strain 17A/GY unplaced genomic scaffold, alternate assembly CriGri-PICRH-1.0 unplaced_scaffold_187, whole genome shotgun sequence genomic DNA contains:
- the LOC113839062 gene encoding uncharacterized protein LOC113839062 yields the protein MLLDKDRVHFGPLVTLNPATLLPLPGEPEAHDCLQVLAEAHGARPDLTDQPLPSPDHIWFTDGSSFLHQGERRAGAAVTTENQVVWAQALPPGTSAQRAELIALTQALKLAEGKRLTVYTDSRNAFATAHIHGEIYRRRGLLTSEGKDIKNKEEILALLRALHLPAALSIIHCPGHQKGDSFEARGNRRADLAAREAALTTDTTNLLALEPTNDHPSPSWDYEQRDIQTLEKLGATKEPNGDWTYEGKTVIPYRVTKYLVTFLHKMTHLSSKKMRELLEREEEFNFLLGKNDILKQVTEQCDACARVNASRLKLPPGNRVRGYRPGTHWEIDFTEIKPGKYGYKYLLVFVDTFSGWVEAFPTKHETAKIVTKKLLEEIFPRYGMPQLIYRPSN from the exons ATGCTGTTGGACAAAGACCGGGTCCACTTCGGGCCTTTGGTGACTCTGAACCCAGCCACCCtgctccccctccctggggagcccgAGGCTCATGATTGCTTACAGGTACTGGCCGAGGCCCATGGGGCGAGACCCGACCTGACTGACCAGCCTCTACCCAGCCCGGACCACATCTGGTTCACGGATGGAAGCAGCTTTTTGCATCAAGGAGAACGAAGGGCGGGCGCGGCAGTCACCACAGAGAATCAGGTCGTCTGGGCCCAGGCACTCCCCCCTGGAACTTCCGCACAGAGGGCAGAACTCATAGCACTCACGCAGGCTCTAAAGTTGGCAGAAGGTAAGAGGCTCACCGTGTATACAGACAGTCGTAATGCCTTCGCCACTGCCCATATACATGGAGAAATTTACAGACGGAGGGGGCTGCTTACCTCCGAAgggaaagacattaaaaataaggagGAAATCCTCGCTCTCTTAAGGGCCCTTCATCTGCCCGCCGCCTTAAGTATCATACATTGCCCCGGACACCAAAAAGGGGATTCTTTTGAAGCAAGGGGCAATCGAAGGGCAGACTTGGCTGCCCGAGAGGCGGCCCTGACCACAGACACCACTAACCTCCTGGCTCTAGAGCCCACCAACGACCATCCCTCCCCCTCATGGGACTATGAACAAAGAGACATCCAAACCCTAGAGAAATTGGGAGCCACCAAGGAACCAAACGGGGATTGGACTTATGAAGGAAAGACTGTCATCCCCTACCGGGTAACCAAGTACCTAGTGACATTTTTACATAAGATGACACATCTGAGCTCCAAGAAGATGCGGGAGCTCCTCGAACGAGAAGAGGAATTCAATTTCCTTTTGGGGAAGAATGATATTCTAAAACAGGTAACTGAGCAATGTGATGCGTGCGCCCGAGTCAACGCATCCAGACTGAAGCTTCCTCCCGGGAACCGGGTCAGAGGCTACCGGCCCGGAACACATTGGGAGATAGATTTCACTGAGATTAAACCAGGTAAATATGGATACAAGTATCTATTAGTTTTTGTAGACACCTTTTCAGGATGGGTTGAAGCCTTCCCTACTAAACATGAAACAGCCAAGATCGTTACTAAGAAATTGCTTGAAGAAATCTTTCCCCGTTATGGGATGCCTCAG CTCATTTACAGGCCCTCCAACTAG